Proteins encoded within one genomic window of Akkermansiaceae bacterium:
- a CDS encoding TonB-dependent receptor, which produces MKISRFLMFVPAAFLMPSVVSAQSTPEATELGEITVSASRLGESASDLAQPVTVLEGRELLLNLEATLGETLSKQPGVRSTYFGPASSRPVIRGLDGDRIRVLQNGLNTIDASATSFDHAVSFDPVSVSKIEVVRGPATVLFGPNALGGVVNVTDNRIPSERIGEWVRGSVGTRASSADNGIASDFELEGGVGGFAWHLEGYKRNIEELEIPGYARSKRLRDANPGAPENDERRTLENSWFNTEGFSAGASYIWDGGYFGLAYSGFDTDYGSPVEKDVSIDMRQRRWDFHGAFHEPFQGVKEVKYRFATSNYEHTEFDGPAPGTSFTNDGYDGRVELSHEKWGPLQGTFGYQIQRSDFEAVGAEKFLPHVLTQSHSAFIFEEMELSARWRLEGGLRYDHASAKASEDVAFGPDRERNFDSLSGSVGIVFTPNDDYKVALSSSWTERAPTYQELYAGGPHVATGAFEVGDDGLGTEKSLGFDLSFRKVTGSVTGAVTVFYNRFNDYIGLFPTGGVSLGGLPIYAYQGTDAEFFGAEVETTFHLLGPVVAGEVAEDHLNVELSADYVQANDRKTGDPLPRISPFHASAALDYKKGAFGARLESVFSAHQAETADNELPTDSYVMFNAALSYTITSGPVTTDLYIKGVNLTDEEAREHTSFLKDSVPLNGRGVVAGVKVNF; this is translated from the coding sequence ATGAAGATTTCCCGATTCCTGATGTTTGTCCCTGCCGCGTTTCTGATGCCTTCGGTGGTGTCGGCGCAGTCCACACCGGAAGCCACGGAGCTGGGCGAGATCACCGTCAGTGCCAGCAGGCTGGGGGAAAGCGCGTCCGATCTGGCACAGCCGGTCACCGTGCTGGAGGGGCGTGAGCTTCTGCTGAATCTGGAGGCGACCCTGGGTGAAACGCTCTCGAAGCAGCCCGGCGTGCGCTCCACCTACTTTGGCCCGGCGTCCAGCCGCCCGGTGATCCGTGGCCTGGACGGCGACCGCATCCGCGTGCTGCAGAACGGCCTCAACACCATCGATGCCTCCGCCACCAGCTTCGACCATGCGGTGAGTTTTGATCCGGTGAGCGTCTCGAAGATCGAGGTGGTGCGCGGTCCCGCGACCGTGCTTTTCGGGCCGAACGCCCTCGGCGGCGTGGTGAATGTCACGGACAACCGCATCCCGTCCGAAAGGATCGGTGAGTGGGTGAGGGGCAGCGTCGGCACCCGTGCCAGCTCCGCGGACAACGGCATCGCGTCGGACTTTGAACTGGAAGGCGGCGTCGGTGGATTCGCGTGGCACCTGGAGGGCTACAAGCGGAACATCGAGGAGCTGGAGATTCCCGGCTACGCGCGCTCGAAGCGTCTGCGTGACGCGAATCCGGGTGCCCCGGAGAACGATGAGCGCAGGACGCTGGAGAACAGTTGGTTCAACACGGAAGGTTTCTCTGCGGGTGCCTCCTATATTTGGGACGGCGGCTATTTCGGATTGGCTTATTCCGGTTTCGACACGGACTACGGCTCACCGGTTGAGAAGGACGTCAGCATCGACATGCGCCAGCGCCGGTGGGATTTCCATGGTGCCTTCCACGAGCCGTTCCAAGGGGTCAAGGAGGTCAAATACCGCTTCGCCACCTCGAACTACGAGCATACCGAATTCGATGGACCCGCGCCTGGAACTTCGTTCACGAATGATGGCTATGATGGCCGGGTCGAGCTTTCCCATGAGAAGTGGGGGCCGTTGCAGGGCACCTTCGGCTATCAGATCCAGCGCAGCGACTTCGAGGCGGTGGGTGCTGAGAAGTTCCTTCCCCATGTGCTGACACAGAGCCACTCCGCTTTCATTTTCGAAGAGATGGAGCTTTCCGCTCGCTGGAGGCTGGAAGGTGGCCTCCGCTACGACCATGCCTCCGCGAAAGCGAGTGAGGATGTGGCCTTCGGCCCGGACCGGGAGCGGAACTTTGATTCCCTGAGCGGATCCGTTGGAATCGTCTTCACGCCGAATGATGACTACAAGGTCGCGCTGTCCTCCTCATGGACGGAGCGCGCGCCGACCTATCAGGAACTCTATGCGGGTGGCCCCCATGTCGCGACGGGTGCCTTCGAGGTGGGGGATGACGGTCTCGGAACAGAAAAATCGCTCGGCTTCGATCTCTCCTTCCGCAAGGTCACCGGCAGCGTGACGGGAGCGGTGACCGTGTTCTACAACCGCTTCAATGATTACATCGGTCTGTTCCCAACGGGTGGTGTTTCACTCGGCGGTCTGCCGATCTACGCTTACCAAGGCACCGATGCGGAGTTCTTCGGCGCGGAGGTGGAGACCACTTTCCACCTGCTGGGGCCGGTGGTGGCCGGTGAGGTTGCGGAGGATCATCTGAACGTGGAACTGAGCGCGGACTATGTGCAGGCGAACGACCGGAAGACGGGCGATCCGCTGCCTCGCATCTCCCCCTTCCATGCCAGCGCCGCGCTGGATTACAAAAAGGGTGCCTTCGGGGCGCGTCTTGAAAGTGTGTTCTCCGCCCACCAGGCGGAAACGGCCGACAACGAGCTGCCAACGGACAGCTACGTCATGTTCAACGCCGCCCTCAGCTACACGATCACCAGCGGCCCGGTGACCACCGACCTTTATATCAAGGGCGTGAACCTCACCGATGAGGAGGCGCGCGAGCACACCTCTTTCCTGAAGGACAGTGTCCCGCTCAACGGCCGCGGTGTGGTGGCCGGCGTGAAGGTGAATTTCTGA
- the nrdR gene encoding transcriptional regulator NrdR encodes MRCVQCGSLKDKVLDSRSSKDGTSIRRRRECLNCTYRYTTYEQIERTELRVVKRDGTREALNREKLMGGLIKACEKRPVSMDRLDRAVEEILTDLHKDHVSEVPSHIIGSKVMDKLHQIDPVAYVRYVSVYRQFEDVNEFIQEIQSLSRRATRDTMQRRLPL; translated from the coding sequence ATGCGTTGCGTTCAATGCGGTTCCCTCAAAGACAAAGTCCTCGACTCCCGGTCGTCGAAGGATGGCACGTCGATCCGCCGCCGCCGCGAGTGCCTGAACTGCACCTACCGCTACACGACCTACGAGCAGATCGAACGGACGGAGCTGCGGGTCGTGAAACGCGACGGCACCCGCGAAGCCCTCAACCGCGAGAAGCTGATGGGCGGCCTGATCAAAGCCTGCGAAAAACGCCCCGTCTCCATGGACCGGCTGGACCGCGCGGTGGAGGAAATCCTCACGGACCTGCACAAGGACCACGTGAGCGAGGTGCCCTCCCACATCATCGGTTCCAAGGTGATGGACAAGCTGCACCAGATCGATCCCGTGGCCTACGTGCGCTACGTGTCGGTGTACCGCCAGTTCGAGGATGTGAACGAGTTCATCCAGGAAATCCAGTCCCTCTCCCGTCGCGCGACACGTGACACCATGCAACGCCGTCTCCCCCTCTGA
- a CDS encoding ABC-F family ATP-binding cassette domain-containing protein, translated as MISVQSLRVEYGARVLFSDLGFSVQPRERIAFAGHNGAGKSTLMKCIAGIIKPSGGQINAPKGTRIGYLPQEGIHVKGITLWKETESAFSEAVAMKEKIERLSAELETLDPRSSPYGDLLEEIGDLEIRLDTMDPDRMKPRIESVLKGLGFQTKDFTRDCAEFSGGWQMRIAMAKLFLQEPEVLLLDEPTNHLDIDTQLWVEQYLINYPGAIMLISHDRGLLDTLCTRTIAFAHGRAEEYAGNFSYFERESVLRKEIQLKQYTAQQREIAEIQRFIDRFRASANKATLVQSRVKMLAKIERIPAPEQADAVMNFRFPPPPNSGHMVAKLEGVSKAYGPLQIFSGYDFEINKGEKFAVVGPNGAGKSTFCRLITGQEAPDSGEHSFGHKVATSFFSQNHADELDPDRTVLETVEAAASRESMPHARNLLGCFLFRGDDVFKKVGVLSGGERSRVALVCMLLRPANFLILDEPTNHLDMQSQDVLKRALADYPGSVLIVSHNRDFLDPVVTKTLEFRPGKPPKTYVGNITYYIDKSAEDKALELSAAKAGAAAAKAAPTVLPKVEAAAAPSQQPAPQPGVNRKEQRRQEAEARELRSKVLKPLETEFEALEIKIAELESEQAKLTEKLSDPAVSGDPTAFRNATNDVAKVGSALETSYSRWGALSEEIDRTKARLGDA; from the coding sequence ATGATTTCCGTCCAATCCCTGCGCGTCGAATATGGCGCCCGCGTCCTTTTCAGCGACCTCGGCTTTTCGGTCCAGCCGCGGGAACGCATCGCCTTCGCCGGGCACAACGGTGCGGGGAAATCGACGCTGATGAAATGCATCGCCGGAATCATCAAACCATCCGGCGGCCAGATCAACGCGCCGAAGGGCACCCGCATCGGCTACCTGCCGCAGGAAGGCATCCACGTGAAGGGCATCACCCTGTGGAAGGAAACCGAGTCCGCTTTCAGCGAGGCGGTGGCGATGAAAGAGAAAATCGAGCGCCTTTCCGCGGAGCTGGAAACGCTCGACCCGCGGTCCTCCCCCTACGGTGACCTGCTGGAGGAAATCGGCGACCTGGAGATCCGGCTGGACACCATGGACCCGGACCGCATGAAGCCGCGGATCGAGTCCGTGCTGAAGGGCCTGGGTTTCCAGACGAAGGATTTCACCCGCGACTGCGCCGAGTTCTCCGGCGGCTGGCAGATGCGGATCGCGATGGCGAAGCTGTTCCTCCAGGAGCCGGAAGTGCTGCTGCTGGACGAGCCGACGAACCACCTGGACATCGACACCCAGCTCTGGGTGGAGCAGTACCTGATCAACTACCCGGGAGCGATCATGCTGATCTCCCACGACCGCGGCCTGCTCGACACGCTCTGCACCCGCACCATCGCCTTCGCCCATGGCCGCGCGGAGGAATACGCGGGCAACTTCTCCTACTTCGAGCGGGAGTCTGTTCTGCGGAAGGAAATCCAGCTCAAGCAATACACCGCGCAGCAGCGGGAGATCGCGGAAATCCAGCGCTTCATCGACCGGTTCCGCGCCTCCGCCAACAAAGCGACGCTGGTGCAGTCGCGGGTGAAGATGCTGGCGAAGATCGAGCGCATCCCCGCTCCCGAGCAGGCGGATGCCGTGATGAACTTCCGCTTCCCGCCACCGCCGAACTCCGGCCACATGGTGGCGAAGCTGGAAGGGGTCTCGAAGGCCTACGGCCCGCTGCAGATTTTCAGCGGCTATGATTTCGAGATCAACAAGGGCGAGAAGTTCGCCGTGGTGGGTCCGAACGGCGCGGGCAAGTCCACCTTCTGCCGCCTGATCACCGGGCAGGAAGCACCGGACTCCGGCGAGCATTCCTTCGGCCACAAGGTGGCGACGTCCTTCTTCTCCCAGAACCACGCGGACGAGCTGGATCCGGACCGCACCGTGCTGGAGACGGTGGAGGCCGCCGCATCCCGCGAGTCCATGCCCCACGCGCGGAACCTGCTGGGCTGCTTCCTTTTCCGCGGTGACGATGTCTTCAAGAAAGTCGGCGTCCTTTCCGGTGGCGAACGCTCCCGTGTCGCACTGGTCTGCATGCTCCTGCGCCCGGCGAACTTCCTGATCCTCGACGAGCCGACGAACCACCTGGACATGCAGTCGCAGGACGTTCTCAAGCGCGCGCTCGCCGACTATCCCGGCAGCGTGCTGATCGTTTCCCACAACCGCGACTTCCTCGATCCCGTCGTGACGAAGACGCTGGAGTTCCGCCCCGGCAAGCCGCCGAAGACCTACGTCGGCAACATCACCTACTACATCGACAAATCCGCCGAGGACAAGGCGCTGGAACTTTCCGCCGCCAAGGCCGGAGCCGCAGCCGCCAAGGCAGCGCCGACCGTCCTGCCGAAAGTCGAGGCCGCTGCCGCACCCTCGCAACAACCAGCGCCCCAGCCCGGCGTGAACCGCAAGGAACAACGCCGCCAGGAGGCGGAAGCACGCGAGCTGCGGTCGAAGGTTCTCAAGCCGCTCGAAACGGAATTCGAGGCGCTGGAGATCAAGATCGCCGAACTGGAAAGCGAACAGGCGAAGCTCACCGAAAAGCTGTCCGACCCCGCCGTCAGCGGCGACCCGACCGCGTTCCGCAACGCGACCAATGACGTAGCGAAAGTTGGCTCCGCGCTGGAAACCAGCTATTCACGCTGGGGTGCGCTGTCCGAGGAAATCGACCGCACGAAAGCCCGCCTCGGCGACGCCTGA
- a CDS encoding sigma-70 family RNA polymerase sigma factor, whose amino-acid sequence MANSESTDGELLADWLSARRERSFRLLVERHAGMVHAAARRVAGDDGAAAEVSQAVFILLARRAALLCSRPSLAGWLHITAVMQARNLMRKNLRESKKRQQLLAEMKTTPSQEGGDGWQELRPVIDEAIASLPEKDRETVLLHFYHALSVPEIASRLGIATDAARKRLERATARLRAVLGRKGYHAGIAFPVVLSQGLVGDLSAVNPKISFLVSKAFSTAPLHPVLPILVMKASSILPPAAAAVIAAILLLEQRNAVASLERKILKMEAVLTTRGNSAMPISTNRPGARGRMGQAGGKGTIDWREVAKGLEETLRSGFSDDLEMTKVRRYLSGLSSQELLQALDDLKELDIPWDTKEALAQEVVRGLMEEDPELALERLVGTQTLGTEHLLTIALRNLAAKDPAKAVEWLDRQIAAGRFESGYLDEQGRWPIEYEAELGSSTFLTHPGIIRKRLLNLPVGDRRDILSRFVIMSSGEREQRAFLELVRDTLPAGERASAIAAQASKEKSLAEVSRYFDRAEVSAAERESMVGQVTNAHLTNYFFHRRLTMEDMDEVGSWASSEAPGAADEILGNALAKVSSLRGGRTNYPELVELLVALNQKSPSDIRLVRFLSGEGSLRNKDQAASLAGLISDEGLRQQILGSLGK is encoded by the coding sequence ATGGCGAATTCCGAATCCACCGATGGCGAGCTTCTCGCGGACTGGCTGTCGGCGCGCAGGGAGCGGTCGTTCCGGTTGCTGGTGGAGCGTCATGCCGGGATGGTCCATGCGGCGGCCCGGAGGGTGGCGGGGGATGACGGAGCGGCGGCGGAGGTCTCGCAGGCGGTCTTCATTCTGCTGGCACGGCGAGCCGCCCTCCTTTGCTCCCGCCCGTCCCTCGCCGGGTGGCTCCACATCACCGCTGTGATGCAGGCGAGGAATCTCATGAGGAAAAACCTCCGTGAGTCGAAGAAGCGGCAACAGCTCCTCGCTGAAATGAAAACGACCCCATCACAGGAAGGCGGAGATGGCTGGCAGGAACTCCGCCCCGTCATTGATGAGGCGATCGCTTCGCTCCCGGAGAAGGACCGTGAAACCGTGCTGCTCCATTTCTACCACGCCCTGAGCGTCCCGGAGATCGCCTCACGGCTGGGAATCGCCACCGACGCGGCGAGGAAGCGGCTCGAACGGGCGACTGCCCGTCTGCGCGCGGTGCTTGGGCGGAAGGGCTACCATGCCGGGATCGCATTTCCTGTTGTCCTTTCGCAAGGGCTGGTTGGAGACCTGAGCGCGGTGAACCCGAAGATTTCCTTTCTGGTGTCGAAGGCGTTTTCGACCGCTCCGCTCCATCCGGTTCTTCCCATCCTCGTCATGAAAGCATCCTCCATCCTTCCGCCGGCTGCGGCCGCCGTCATCGCCGCGATCCTTCTGTTGGAGCAGCGGAACGCCGTCGCATCGCTGGAGAGGAAGATTCTCAAGATGGAGGCTGTGCTCACAACCAGGGGGAACTCTGCGATGCCGATATCCACCAACCGACCGGGAGCGAGAGGACGGATGGGTCAGGCAGGAGGAAAAGGCACGATCGATTGGCGTGAGGTGGCGAAAGGGTTGGAGGAAACATTGAGAAGCGGATTCAGCGATGATCTGGAAATGACAAAGGTCCGCCGCTACCTCTCTGGACTTTCTTCCCAGGAACTTCTTCAGGCGCTGGATGATCTGAAGGAATTGGACATTCCGTGGGACACCAAAGAGGCGCTGGCGCAGGAGGTGGTGCGTGGCCTCATGGAGGAAGATCCCGAACTGGCCCTGGAGCGTTTGGTGGGGACGCAAACCCTGGGGACCGAACACCTGTTGACCATCGCTCTCAGAAACCTGGCTGCGAAAGATCCCGCGAAAGCCGTGGAGTGGCTGGATCGCCAGATTGCGGCCGGTCGGTTTGAGTCCGGCTATCTTGATGAGCAAGGCAGGTGGCCCATCGAGTATGAAGCGGAACTCGGTTCTTCGACGTTTCTCACGCATCCCGGAATCATCCGGAAGCGGCTTCTCAATCTGCCGGTTGGAGATCGCAGGGATATCCTCTCCAGATTTGTGATAATGTCCTCCGGGGAACGGGAGCAGAGAGCATTTCTGGAGTTGGTAAGGGATACGTTGCCTGCCGGAGAGAGGGCCTCCGCCATTGCCGCGCAAGCATCAAAAGAGAAAAGCCTCGCTGAAGTGAGCCGATATTTTGATCGGGCCGAAGTATCGGCAGCCGAGAGGGAAAGCATGGTCGGACAGGTGACCAATGCGCATCTGACGAACTACTTTTTCCATCGTCGCCTGACGATGGAGGACATGGATGAAGTGGGCTCCTGGGCAAGCTCGGAAGCACCGGGCGCAGCGGATGAAATCTTGGGCAATGCGCTGGCCAAGGTTTCCAGCTTGAGAGGAGGGAGGACGAACTATCCGGAGTTGGTGGAGCTGTTGGTTGCGCTGAATCAGAAATCTCCGTCGGATATCCGTCTCGTAAGGTTTCTCAGCGGAGAGGGTTCGCTCCGGAATAAAGACCAGGCTGCTTCGCTCGCTGGTTTGATATCGGATGAAGGCCTTCGTCAGCAAATCCTCGGATCGCTTGGAAAATGA
- the speA gene encoding biosynthetic arginine decarboxylase, which yields MTPPATATGKSPKRPAEKAWSPDKSADLYGVDSWGHGFFGVNKAGHVTVKLTDEDTTAEVSLHEVVEGLRDRGTHLPVLLRFRDLLHSRITELNESFRKAIKDVKYRGEYRGVYPIKVNQQRQVIEEISEFGKKYHYGLEAGSKPELIAALAHMHDPEAYIICNGYKDEEFIDLALTTQKMGLKIMLVLEMPSELSLILERSRKIGVLPNLGVRIRLSTKGSGHWQESAGDKSVFGLSANQIIDVVDQLKDAGYLGCLKMLHYHQGSQIPNIAAIREGCTEAVRVYCDLVKEGAPMGVLDIGGGMAVDYDGSHTNFASSCNYSIAEYCTDIVETVSQVCDKAGIAHPNLISESGRAIVAYYSVLVFNILDVTSAQTSEAAPAIPEKAPQNLINIIDINKTLSTKNLQESYNDALYYRDQLRAQFFYGAATLRERGLGEAWFWHILTRISKLIADLDEIPEDLRELSSTLVDYYYGNFSLFQSLPDSWAIDQLFPVMPIHRLEERPRHRAVLADITCDCDGKIDRFIDKEDVAKILPLHDLKPDEPYYVAIFLVGAYQETLGDLHNLLGDTNVVGVHLENGKPVYTHEVEGDTVADVLTYVEYDPKELISRFRNFAEKAVTEGRISPKERREILDRYREGLNGYTYFES from the coding sequence ATGACGCCTCCTGCCACCGCCACCGGTAAATCCCCGAAACGTCCCGCTGAAAAGGCGTGGTCACCGGACAAGTCCGCCGACCTCTATGGGGTCGATTCGTGGGGACACGGGTTTTTCGGCGTCAACAAGGCCGGCCATGTCACCGTCAAGCTGACGGACGAAGACACCACCGCGGAGGTTTCCCTGCATGAAGTCGTGGAAGGCCTGCGCGACCGTGGCACCCACCTGCCCGTGCTGCTCCGCTTCCGCGACCTGCTCCACTCCCGGATCACCGAACTGAACGAATCCTTCCGCAAGGCCATCAAGGATGTGAAGTACCGTGGCGAGTATCGCGGCGTCTATCCCATCAAGGTGAACCAGCAACGGCAGGTCATCGAGGAAATCTCCGAGTTCGGGAAAAAATACCACTACGGCCTGGAGGCAGGCTCGAAGCCGGAGCTGATCGCCGCACTGGCGCACATGCACGATCCGGAGGCCTACATCATCTGCAACGGCTACAAGGATGAGGAATTCATCGACCTGGCGCTGACCACCCAGAAGATGGGACTCAAGATCATGCTGGTGCTGGAGATGCCGTCCGAGCTGAGCCTGATCCTCGAGCGCTCCCGCAAGATCGGCGTGCTGCCGAACCTCGGCGTGCGCATCCGTCTTTCCACGAAAGGCTCCGGCCACTGGCAGGAGTCCGCGGGCGACAAGTCCGTGTTCGGCCTCAGCGCCAACCAGATCATCGACGTGGTGGATCAACTGAAGGACGCTGGATACCTGGGCTGCCTGAAGATGCTCCACTATCACCAGGGTTCCCAGATCCCGAACATCGCGGCGATCCGCGAGGGCTGCACGGAGGCGGTCCGCGTCTATTGCGACCTGGTGAAGGAAGGCGCGCCGATGGGCGTGCTGGACATCGGCGGTGGCATGGCGGTCGACTATGACGGCTCCCACACCAACTTCGCCTCCTCCTGCAACTACTCCATCGCCGAGTACTGCACCGACATCGTGGAGACGGTTTCCCAGGTCTGTGACAAGGCCGGCATCGCCCACCCGAACCTCATTTCGGAGTCCGGCCGCGCGATCGTCGCCTACTACTCCGTGCTGGTCTTCAACATCCTGGATGTGACCAGCGCGCAGACCAGCGAAGCGGCACCGGCCATCCCGGAAAAGGCACCGCAGAACCTGATCAACATCATCGACATCAACAAAACGCTTTCCACGAAAAACCTGCAGGAAAGCTACAACGACGCGCTCTACTACCGCGACCAGCTCCGCGCGCAGTTCTTCTATGGGGCGGCCACGCTGCGTGAGCGCGGCCTGGGCGAAGCCTGGTTCTGGCACATCCTCACCCGCATCTCGAAGCTCATCGCGGATCTGGATGAGATCCCGGAAGACCTCCGCGAGCTGTCCTCCACGCTGGTTGACTACTACTACGGGAACTTCTCCCTCTTCCAATCCCTGCCGGACTCCTGGGCGATCGACCAACTTTTCCCGGTGATGCCGATCCACCGTCTGGAGGAACGCCCTCGCCACCGCGCGGTGCTGGCGGACATCACCTGCGACTGCGACGGCAAGATCGACCGCTTCATCGACAAGGAGGACGTCGCCAAGATCCTCCCTCTCCACGACCTGAAACCGGATGAGCCTTACTACGTGGCCATCTTCCTCGTCGGTGCGTACCAGGAAACCCTCGGTGACCTCCACAACCTGCTGGGCGACACCAACGTCGTGGGCGTCCACCTTGAGAACGGGAAGCCGGTCTATACCCACGAAGTCGAGGGCGACACCGTGGCCGACGTGCTCACCTACGTGGAATACGATCCGAAGGAACTGATCAGCCGCTTCCGCAACTTCGCGGAGAAGGCCGTGACCGAAGGCCGCATCTCCCCGAAGGAACGCCGCGAGATCCTCGACCGCTACCGCGAGGGACTGAACGGCTACACGTATTTCGAGAGCTGA
- a CDS encoding tetratricopeptide repeat protein, whose product MNRALSLLLLTAGALSAQPPRAEPVNEVLEQDPGEAFFQRCKNRFNQGVQAADVENRILIFQHAGELLENYISQFPNHKNTESAYYFLGESLYQSGQPDAGRQRFHTLLNRYPDGPWAALAAYKLGFEHYTRREYAFAAPLFERYALNAAKPSERPRGTYNAGDCYRLLGRDKEALAAFRKVIEDPAGAPMVPKAKYFTAKILLKSGDAKQALPLFEEVVNSAGNPNELRGDAALDASDAAAKLGQHDLADKYLQFILTNPGMEAFRADAQTTLMKQAFDRKEYKKVIAIYQRNNAPAQGEREAARLTLAARAYMENKQPQEAMPLFREVEKLVPESNLAFLAAYYRLHCFFQIEGRHVPDQVDGFLQIYRKTRPPDDPKIQTVLLLKAETLFAGGNNAEAAKAFAEIDATAISEQNLPGLLYNRGWCLAEAGDLQGAIRSLGEFITKFPKDGRTPSALMKRAQSYAESGDNAKAIADFDQLTAEGMPEDLSTAAWIESARLRRAEENVPDMIARYKGLLSKKNITESQSGEANFRIGWGLVKQNTHAEAIPYLEKARALDSKTYGKHSGLLLCMAYGAMLDAQKLSAEINLAIEGGYSEELADQTIQWAGMQAYNGGDYKSAARFLELIADPDEPRATAKEVWRYLGKARFETGNYEGALAAANNVLAVEDNPGWKADGLVDKGRALLALDRVAEARVAANEAEDLHPAGRTSVLLGILNGDLFDKEGAADRAAAAYNKIVQFAADAELKPLALHKLIQLRERNGNNDEADKLRQQLQKEFPNWKPPGNAP is encoded by the coding sequence AGCATGCCGGGGAGTTGCTGGAGAACTACATCAGCCAGTTTCCAAACCACAAGAACACGGAAAGCGCCTACTATTTCCTGGGGGAATCCCTCTACCAGAGCGGCCAGCCGGATGCCGGCAGGCAGCGTTTCCACACCCTGCTGAACCGCTACCCTGACGGACCGTGGGCAGCCCTCGCCGCTTACAAGTTGGGCTTCGAGCACTACACCCGGCGCGAGTACGCCTTCGCAGCCCCCCTCTTCGAACGCTATGCGCTCAACGCGGCGAAGCCTTCCGAGCGCCCGAGGGGAACCTACAATGCGGGCGACTGCTACCGCCTGCTCGGCCGGGACAAGGAGGCGCTGGCCGCTTTCAGGAAGGTCATCGAAGACCCGGCAGGTGCGCCGATGGTCCCGAAGGCGAAATATTTCACGGCCAAAATCCTTCTGAAATCCGGTGATGCGAAGCAAGCCCTGCCCCTCTTCGAGGAAGTGGTCAACTCCGCCGGAAACCCGAACGAACTGCGGGGAGATGCGGCGCTGGACGCTTCCGACGCCGCGGCGAAACTCGGCCAACATGATCTGGCGGACAAGTATCTCCAGTTCATCCTCACGAATCCGGGCATGGAGGCGTTCCGGGCCGATGCCCAGACCACGCTGATGAAGCAGGCGTTCGACCGGAAGGAATACAAAAAGGTCATCGCCATCTACCAACGCAACAATGCCCCTGCCCAGGGCGAACGCGAAGCCGCCCGCCTGACGCTGGCCGCCCGCGCCTACATGGAAAACAAGCAGCCGCAGGAGGCGATGCCGCTTTTCCGCGAGGTGGAGAAGCTGGTGCCGGAAAGCAACCTCGCCTTCCTGGCGGCCTATTACCGGCTCCACTGTTTCTTCCAGATCGAAGGCCGGCACGTGCCTGACCAGGTCGATGGCTTCCTGCAGATCTACCGCAAGACCCGCCCGCCGGATGACCCCAAGATCCAGACCGTCCTGCTGCTGAAGGCGGAAACCCTTTTCGCCGGCGGCAACAACGCGGAGGCCGCGAAAGCATTCGCCGAGATCGATGCCACCGCGATCAGCGAGCAGAATCTCCCAGGCCTGCTCTACAACCGTGGCTGGTGTCTGGCGGAAGCGGGTGACCTCCAGGGCGCCATCCGCTCCCTGGGTGAGTTCATCACGAAATTCCCCAAGGACGGGCGCACCCCATCCGCACTGATGAAGCGCGCGCAATCCTACGCGGAGAGCGGGGACAACGCGAAGGCCATCGCCGATTTCGACCAGCTCACCGCGGAAGGCATGCCGGAAGATCTCTCCACCGCGGCCTGGATCGAGTCAGCCCGCCTCCGGAGGGCGGAGGAGAACGTCCCGGACATGATCGCCCGCTACAAAGGATTGCTCTCCAAAAAGAACATCACCGAAAGCCAGTCCGGGGAAGCGAACTTCCGGATCGGCTGGGGGCTGGTGAAGCAGAACACCCACGCCGAAGCCATCCCCTATCTGGAGAAGGCCCGCGCCCTGGACTCGAAAACCTACGGCAAGCACTCCGGCCTCCTGCTGTGCATGGCCTATGGAGCCATGCTGGATGCCCAGAAACTCTCCGCGGAGATCAACCTCGCCATCGAAGGTGGGTATTCCGAAGAACTTGCCGATCAAACGATCCAGTGGGCCGGCATGCAGGCCTATAACGGCGGCGACTACAAGTCGGCCGCACGCTTCCTCGAACTCATCGCGGACCCGGACGAACCCCGTGCGACCGCCAAGGAAGTCTGGCGCTATCTGGGCAAGGCCCGCTTTGAGACCGGGAACTACGAAGGCGCCCTGGCAGCCGCCAACAACGTGCTGGCCGTGGAGGACAATCCGGGCTGGAAAGCGGACGGACTGGTGGACAAGGGACGCGCCCTGCTCGCCCTTGATCGTGTCGCGGAAGCACGGGTGGCCGCGAATGAGGCCGAGGACCTCCATCCGGCCGGCCGCACCAGCGTGCTGCTCGGCATTCTCAACGGGGATCTTTTCGACAAGGAAGGGGCGGCCGACCGCGCCGCCGCCGCCTACAACAAGATCGTCCAGTTCGCGGCGGATGCGGAACTCAAACCTCTGGCTCTCCACAAGCTGATCCAGCTCCGCGAGCGCAACGGAAACAACGACGAAGCGGACAAACTCCGCCAGCAGCTCCAGAAGGAATTCCCCAACTGGAAGCCTCCCGGCAACGCACCTTGA